A single window of Sporosarcina sp. Marseille-Q4943 DNA harbors:
- a CDS encoding dihydrolipoamide acetyltransferase family protein yields the protein MLDVKLHDIGEGMTEGEIVQYLVQVGDKVAVDQPLVEVQTDKMVAELPSPCAGIVKEIIIETGETVQVGTSLLSIEEEISTKIENEPQPKAEAANDAAAVIEKPGKLSPTPFRRVLAAPYTRKVARENNINIEDVPSSDPSGRVTEEDIYRFIEGKQAIKEPTIEVQPVSSTENPPHEIPFKGIRKQIAKKMTQSLFTIPHVTHFDDVNMTNLFNMREELKMAGQSVSLSAFFIKALTISLKEFPIFNAELDEENELIVLKKNYHIGIATNTDNGLLVPVVHDADKKSIKDLHRVIKELTEKAINGKLKPAEMHNSTFTMSNVGPLGSTGATPIINHPETAIIAFHKTKKQPIVNEHDEIVIGHVMTLSMSFDHRVADGATAVAFTNRFSELIEQPHKLLLELI from the coding sequence GTGCTGGATGTAAAATTGCACGATATCGGTGAAGGGATGACGGAAGGGGAGATTGTCCAATACCTAGTACAGGTGGGGGATAAAGTAGCAGTCGACCAGCCGCTTGTTGAAGTGCAAACGGACAAAATGGTAGCAGAACTTCCTTCGCCATGCGCCGGTATTGTGAAAGAAATCATAATTGAAACGGGCGAAACCGTCCAAGTTGGAACAAGCCTCCTTTCAATCGAGGAGGAAATCAGTACAAAAATCGAGAATGAACCCCAACCTAAAGCAGAAGCTGCAAACGACGCGGCGGCTGTCATTGAAAAACCGGGGAAACTTTCGCCAACTCCATTTAGGCGTGTATTAGCTGCGCCTTACACACGTAAAGTCGCACGTGAAAATAACATTAACATTGAGGATGTCCCATCTAGTGATCCATCAGGACGAGTGACTGAGGAAGATATCTATCGTTTTATAGAAGGGAAACAGGCTATAAAGGAACCAACTATAGAAGTGCAGCCTGTATCATCAACTGAAAACCCTCCCCATGAAATCCCCTTCAAAGGAATCCGAAAACAAATTGCCAAAAAAATGACGCAATCCTTATTTACAATTCCGCATGTAACGCATTTCGATGACGTGAACATGACGAATTTATTTAACATGCGTGAAGAACTGAAAATGGCAGGACAATCGGTGTCTTTATCCGCATTTTTCATTAAAGCGCTCACGATTTCTTTGAAAGAATTCCCGATTTTTAACGCGGAGCTTGATGAAGAAAATGAGCTTATCGTGCTGAAGAAAAATTATCATATTGGCATTGCAACGAACACGGATAACGGATTGCTAGTCCCTGTCGTTCATGATGCGGATAAAAAATCGATCAAAGATCTTCACCGAGTAATAAAAGAATTGACCGAGAAAGCAATCAATGGAAAGTTGAAGCCTGCTGAAATGCATAATAGTACGTTTACGATGAGCAATGTCGGTCCACTTGGCAGTACGGGGGCAACCCCAATTATTAACCATCCCGAAACGGCAATCATTGCATTCCACAAAACAAAAAAACAACCGATCGTCAATGAGCACGATGAAATCGTTATCGGTCATGTGATGACGCTGTCTATGTCATTCGACCATCGTGTTGCTGACGGGGCAACGGCCGTTGCATTTACTAACCGCTTTTCCGAGTTAATCGAACAGCCGCATAAATTGTTGTTGGAGTTGATATGA
- the lpdA gene encoding dihydrolipoyl dehydrogenase — MVVGEISQQRNLVIIGGGPGGYTAAIRAAQLGLSVTLIEQDRMGGVCLNKGCIPSKVFTHAAGKRSETAHLREIGIGEGDDTFNLIKLQTYKIKVIDGLRAGVESLCRENKIEIIRGKATFISLDRIGVENGHQFDIFEFKQAIIATGSSQKLPSILKETGKRILLSDDIFELEEVPEHLIVLGNDTIALEVASSYAAFGAKVSILLLKNTDLPFDESINKELMRICKKRKIHVVKDVDVVTINELDNEITVTFHKNNDVHETIQGTHLFISEGSKPNVEPLGISRFGIELTAEGFVKVDGNMQTSIPSIYAIGDVTEGPLLAVKAIKQGKVAAETIAGGKPEADFTFLPIVAHTIPPVASVGLTEQYARNFEIDIRVSQFALGGNGYAAITGKKDGFVKVISDSTTDLVVGIHMIGEGAIEMSGSYVQLLEMAAKEEDITFPTYAHPSYNEGLLEAVEGLIGQAIHEAPIRMRMERKI, encoded by the coding sequence ATGGTTGTGGGGGAAATCAGTCAACAGAGGAACCTTGTTATTATTGGCGGAGGTCCGGGCGGCTACACTGCGGCAATACGAGCGGCCCAATTAGGGCTTTCAGTCACGTTAATTGAACAGGATAGAATGGGCGGCGTCTGTTTAAACAAAGGGTGTATCCCTTCTAAAGTTTTTACACATGCGGCAGGGAAACGCTCGGAAACAGCTCATTTGAGAGAGATTGGAATTGGCGAAGGCGATGACACGTTCAATTTAATAAAGCTGCAAACCTACAAAATAAAGGTGATAGACGGGCTCAGAGCAGGAGTTGAAAGCCTCTGCCGGGAAAATAAAATTGAAATCATCCGTGGGAAAGCTACATTCATCTCTCTAGATCGAATCGGTGTGGAAAATGGGCATCAGTTCGACATTTTTGAATTCAAACAAGCCATTATCGCGACTGGAAGTTCGCAGAAACTACCATCCATCTTGAAGGAGACAGGAAAACGGATTCTACTGTCCGATGACATATTCGAACTCGAAGAAGTGCCGGAACATCTTATCGTACTGGGTAACGACACAATCGCACTTGAAGTGGCTTCGAGCTATGCAGCCTTTGGGGCAAAGGTCAGTATTCTTCTATTGAAAAATACTGACCTTCCATTTGATGAATCAATTAATAAAGAGCTAATGCGGATATGCAAGAAACGGAAAATACACGTCGTGAAAGATGTTGATGTGGTTACTATAAATGAGCTGGATAATGAAATTACAGTTACATTTCATAAAAATAATGACGTGCACGAAACGATACAAGGGACACATTTATTCATTTCCGAAGGAAGTAAACCGAATGTGGAACCGTTAGGCATCAGCCGCTTCGGAATTGAACTGACAGCTGAAGGTTTCGTCAAGGTGGATGGCAATATGCAAACGTCAATTCCGTCCATTTATGCGATTGGTGATGTGACGGAAGGGCCGCTTCTAGCAGTCAAGGCAATCAAACAAGGTAAAGTAGCTGCGGAGACAATCGCAGGAGGAAAACCGGAAGCCGATTTTACTTTCTTGCCAATCGTCGCTCACACAATACCGCCTGTTGCTTCTGTTGGGCTGACGGAACAATATGCGCGTAATTTTGAAATTGACATTCGCGTCAGTCAGTTTGCACTTGGAGGAAATGGCTATGCGGCAATCACCGGCAAAAAAGATGGCTTTGTCAAAGTGATTTCTGATTCAACAACAGATCTAGTAGTGGGAATTCATATGATTGGGGAAGGAGCCATTGAAATGTCCGGTTCCTATGTCCAGTTGCTGGAGATGGCTGCGAAAGAAGAAGATATAACATTTCCGACGTATGCACATCCAAGCTACAATGAAGGGCTGCTCGAAGCGGTGGAAGGGTTAATCGGACAGGCGATTCATGAGGCCCCGATAAGAATGAGAATGGAAAGAAAAATTTAA
- a CDS encoding thioesterase family protein: protein MKPGMEIGRAETIDIIVTEEMFAAFEGEVIHPVYSTVAMTYHMEWVSRKIILPFLETHEEGMGASVQLHHLAPSPLGSKVTLTAVVVELRNNAVVTEVTAHNHAGIIGKGKVTQIILPKETIAQKLRDASFSS from the coding sequence ATGAAGCCGGGGATGGAAATTGGCAGAGCAGAAACGATCGACATAATCGTGACAGAAGAAATGTTTGCTGCTTTTGAAGGCGAAGTTATACATCCCGTCTATTCAACAGTAGCGATGACCTATCACATGGAATGGGTATCCCGGAAAATCATTCTGCCTTTTTTGGAAACGCATGAAGAAGGGATGGGGGCGTCCGTTCAGCTGCATCATCTGGCGCCTTCCCCACTCGGTTCAAAAGTGACATTGACAGCAGTCGTAGTCGAATTACGGAACAATGCTGTAGTGACGGAAGTAACCGCACATAACCACGCTGGAATTATAGGTAAAGGGAAAGTGACGCAAATCATTCTTCCAAAAGAAACGATTGCCCAAAAATTGAGGGATGCTTCGTTTTCATCCTAG
- the pdhA gene encoding pyruvate dehydrogenase (acetyl-transferring) E1 component subunit alpha: protein MKIDFPIKKVMDDDGFLLDSSYEKQINEQLVREFYYNMVRIRTFDRKAINLQRQGRLGTYAPFEGQEASQVGSALALGSDDWVFPTYRDHGATLTYGADMIRTYLYWNGRVEGCVPPKGKKIFPPAVPIATQIPHAVGAAWAEKRKGTRNAAIAYFGDGATSEGDFHEGLNFASVFQVPVVFFNQNNGYAISVPIEKQMNSATIAQKSVAYDMPGIRLDGNDCFAVYFETKKAFDHARNGNGPTLIEAVTWRTGAHTTADDPSKYRPAEQGKHIVDPLVRLEKFMRNYGYWNEEWVAEVKDKTATEIEAAVEEMERFPAPNVEDLFDHVYAELPAGLAAQKESYLAFLGGQ, encoded by the coding sequence ATGAAAATTGACTTTCCTATTAAGAAAGTAATGGATGATGATGGTTTTTTACTAGATTCTTCTTACGAGAAACAGATTAATGAGCAATTGGTCAGAGAATTTTATTACAACATGGTGCGGATTCGAACGTTCGACAGAAAAGCGATTAACTTGCAACGACAGGGACGTCTCGGAACATATGCCCCATTCGAAGGGCAGGAAGCTTCTCAAGTTGGCAGTGCACTAGCTTTAGGCTCTGATGATTGGGTGTTCCCGACGTATCGTGACCACGGAGCGACGTTGACGTACGGCGCAGATATGATTAGGACCTATTTGTATTGGAATGGTCGAGTCGAAGGTTGTGTTCCCCCGAAAGGGAAAAAGATTTTCCCGCCGGCGGTCCCGATTGCGACTCAGATTCCACATGCAGTAGGAGCTGCTTGGGCAGAAAAGAGGAAAGGGACTCGAAATGCGGCCATCGCTTACTTTGGTGACGGCGCCACTTCAGAAGGTGATTTCCATGAAGGGTTAAATTTCGCAAGCGTTTTCCAAGTGCCTGTCGTCTTTTTTAATCAAAATAACGGCTATGCGATTTCAGTACCGATTGAAAAACAGATGAATTCTGCAACAATTGCCCAAAAATCAGTCGCATACGACATGCCGGGAATCCGTCTTGACGGCAATGATTGCTTTGCAGTCTATTTTGAAACAAAGAAGGCGTTTGACCATGCCCGAAACGGGAATGGTCCAACTTTGATAGAAGCCGTCACTTGGCGGACAGGTGCTCATACAACTGCGGATGACCCATCTAAATATCGACCTGCAGAACAAGGTAAGCATATAGTCGACCCGCTAGTCCGTTTGGAAAAATTCATGCGGAATTACGGCTATTGGAATGAAGAATGGGTCGCAGAAGTAAAAGACAAAACAGCTACTGAAATCGAAGCAGCGGTAGAAGAAATGGAACGCTTCCCGGCTCCAAACGTTGAAGATCTTTTTGATCATGTCTATGCTGAGCTGCCAGCAGGCCTGGCTGCACAAAAAGAGTCCTATCTCGCATTCTTAGGGGGGCAGTGA
- a CDS encoding ABC transporter permease: MFSAIFGSVEQGIIFAIMALGVYLSFRVLDFPDLTVDGSFVSGAAVAATMILFGYHPAIATAVALIIGFLAGCVTGLLHTKGKINPLLSGILMMIALYSINLRIMGLTSENSIGRPNIPLLNAETLFSKFQAFLAPLGIDNVMNQFFSMLGVRYLPSTWATVFIMAIIVLLIKLIVDWFLKTEVGLAIRATGDNKKMIRSLSANTDTLVIIGLGFSNALVAFSGALFAQYAKYADIGMGIGMIIIGLASVIIGEAIFGTKTIVRTTMAVIAGAIIYRIVLALALRVDFLDTGDMKLITAVIVISALVLPQYFEKRREKARKARRHEERLAERNYSLKKEGNPIVEAPTDK, from the coding sequence ATGTTTTCAGCAATTTTTGGCTCTGTTGAACAAGGGATCATCTTTGCAATCATGGCGCTCGGAGTGTATCTATCATTCCGAGTGCTTGATTTCCCGGATCTAACAGTGGATGGAAGTTTTGTATCGGGGGCTGCTGTTGCTGCGACAATGATACTATTTGGCTATCATCCGGCCATCGCTACGGCTGTTGCACTTATCATTGGCTTCTTGGCTGGTTGTGTAACTGGCTTATTGCATACAAAAGGAAAGATCAATCCGCTACTTTCCGGGATATTAATGATGATTGCCTTGTATTCCATTAATTTGCGCATTATGGGTCTTACATCTGAAAACTCAATTGGCCGCCCTAATATACCTCTATTAAATGCCGAGACGTTATTTAGTAAATTTCAAGCGTTTCTAGCTCCGCTTGGCATTGATAATGTGATGAATCAATTTTTTAGTATGCTAGGTGTCCGCTATTTACCTTCCACTTGGGCAACTGTTTTCATCATGGCAATTATTGTTTTACTCATTAAACTTATTGTGGATTGGTTCTTGAAAACAGAAGTGGGACTCGCGATCCGGGCAACTGGAGATAATAAAAAAATGATTAGAAGCTTATCAGCGAATACGGATACGCTCGTCATCATCGGGCTTGGTTTCTCGAATGCGCTTGTCGCCTTTTCAGGAGCGTTATTCGCGCAATACGCGAAGTATGCCGATATCGGTATGGGAATAGGAATGATTATCATCGGTTTAGCCTCGGTCATTATCGGTGAAGCGATCTTTGGAACCAAAACAATTGTGCGAACTACTATGGCTGTGATTGCAGGTGCAATCATTTATCGAATTGTTCTAGCGCTTGCGCTAAGGGTTGATTTTCTCGATACAGGGGATATGAAGTTAATTACAGCGGTTATTGTCATCAGTGCGTTGGTTTTACCGCAGTATTTTGAAAAGAGACGTGAAAAAGCAAGAAAAGCGAGGCGTCATGAGGAACGTTTGGCCGAACGCAATTATTCTCTCAAAAAGGAGGGGAATCCAATTGTTGAAGCTCCAACAGATAAATAA
- a CDS encoding Glu/Leu/Phe/Val dehydrogenase, whose amino-acid sequence MKIEEESMSVTNSFDLFEKMAEHEQVVFCNDPSTGLRAIIAIHNTTLGPALGGCRMHPYESVDAALEDALRLSKGMSYKCAAADVDFGGGKAVIIGDPKTDKSPDLFRAFGQFVESLGGRFYTGTDMGTTLEDFVHSMKETNCIVGTPEAYGGGGDSSIPTAQGVLYGIQATNLELFGTSELGGRSYAVQGLGKVGFKVAVGLLEAGAHVYVTDINDKNLLAIEEKAATTTGTVKVVASGDIYSQEADIFVPCALGGIINDQTINQFKVKAIAGSANNQLLHEDHGIKLQEKGILYAPDYMINSGGLIHVADELYGFNHERVLAKTKHIYDAILEVYKLAKMSGTCTMEAANAMCEKKMESRGGRNSFYTPSIKPKWAIRK is encoded by the coding sequence ATGAAAATTGAAGAAGAAAGCATGTCAGTGACGAACAGTTTCGATCTCTTTGAAAAAATGGCCGAACATGAACAAGTCGTTTTCTGTAATGATCCATCGACAGGCTTGCGCGCAATTATCGCAATCCACAACACCACATTAGGACCTGCGCTAGGCGGCTGTCGCATGCATCCTTACGAAAGTGTGGATGCGGCACTGGAAGATGCCCTTCGTCTATCGAAAGGGATGAGCTACAAATGCGCCGCAGCCGATGTCGATTTTGGCGGCGGAAAGGCGGTCATCATCGGTGATCCGAAAACGGATAAGTCGCCCGATTTGTTCCGTGCATTCGGTCAATTCGTAGAATCGCTAGGCGGCCGGTTTTACACCGGTACCGATATGGGAACGACTTTGGAGGATTTCGTCCATTCGATGAAGGAGACGAATTGCATTGTAGGGACACCGGAAGCATATGGAGGTGGAGGGGACTCTTCCATTCCGACAGCACAAGGCGTTCTATACGGTATTCAAGCGACTAATCTAGAACTTTTCGGTACTTCCGAGTTAGGGGGCCGTTCATACGCTGTCCAAGGTCTAGGAAAAGTCGGATTCAAAGTGGCAGTAGGTTTACTTGAAGCAGGTGCCCACGTTTATGTAACGGATATTAATGACAAGAATCTGCTTGCTATCGAAGAAAAAGCGGCCACAACAACCGGAACCGTGAAGGTCGTTGCAAGCGGGGATATTTATTCACAGGAAGCGGATATTTTTGTTCCTTGTGCATTAGGCGGAATTATTAACGACCAGACGATCAATCAGTTCAAAGTGAAAGCAATTGCAGGATCGGCCAACAATCAGTTGCTACATGAGGATCACGGAATAAAGCTCCAAGAGAAAGGCATCCTTTATGCTCCTGATTATATGATCAATTCCGGTGGTCTCATTCATGTGGCAGATGAATTGTATGGCTTCAATCATGAACGCGTACTGGCAAAAACAAAACATATTTATGATGCGATTTTAGAAGTATACAAGCTGGCAAAAATGAGCGGTACTTGCACAATGGAAGCAGCAAATGCGATGTGTGAGAAAAAAATGGAAAGTAGAGGCGGGCGGAACAGCTTTTACACCCCATCCATAAAACCGAAGTGGGCGATCCGCAAATAA
- a CDS encoding alpha-ketoacid dehydrogenase subunit beta has product MAIDLKKTAGNTETTTLMTMIQAINSGMETMLEEDGRTIIMGEDIGKNGGVFRATEGLVEKFGEDRVVDTPLSEAGIIGTSIGLAINGFRPVAEIQFLGFIYPAYEQIMTHVSRIRMRTMGNFTVPMVIRAPYGAGIRAPEIHSDSTESLFTHMPGIKVVCPSGPYDAKGLLIAAMEDPDPVLVLEPMRSYRAHREDVPVGKYTVEIGKGKIVREGTDVTIIAWGAMVSVAEKAAEQAKEMGISCEIIDLRTLYPIDRDIIAQSVQKTTRTVIVHEAQATGGLGNDIVSIINDTSFLYLRAPIERVTGFDVPVPLFALENHYLPTPARILKGIEKVFHF; this is encoded by the coding sequence ATGGCGATAGATTTGAAAAAAACAGCCGGGAATACCGAGACGACTACACTGATGACGATGATCCAAGCGATCAATAGTGGAATGGAAACAATGCTCGAAGAAGACGGAAGAACAATCATTATGGGCGAAGACATCGGAAAAAATGGTGGTGTGTTCCGAGCGACTGAGGGACTTGTAGAGAAATTCGGAGAAGATCGTGTGGTGGATACACCACTATCAGAAGCTGGCATTATCGGGACGTCTATCGGTCTAGCCATAAATGGTTTCAGACCCGTTGCTGAAATTCAGTTCCTTGGTTTCATCTATCCGGCATACGAGCAAATTATGACGCATGTTTCTCGTATCCGAATGCGGACGATGGGGAATTTCACGGTACCGATGGTCATCCGTGCACCGTATGGAGCGGGAATTCGAGCCCCTGAAATCCATTCTGACAGTACAGAATCCTTGTTCACTCATATGCCAGGAATTAAAGTCGTCTGCCCATCCGGTCCATATGATGCAAAGGGTTTATTAATTGCTGCAATGGAAGATCCTGATCCAGTGCTTGTGCTGGAACCGATGAGGAGTTACCGTGCACATAGAGAAGATGTTCCAGTAGGGAAATATACAGTTGAAATTGGCAAGGGAAAAATCGTGCGTGAAGGTACCGATGTGACAATCATCGCATGGGGCGCAATGGTTTCAGTAGCAGAAAAGGCAGCCGAGCAGGCAAAGGAAATGGGCATCAGCTGTGAAATTATTGATCTTCGAACGTTGTACCCGATAGACCGTGATATCATCGCACAATCCGTGCAGAAAACAACAAGGACGGTCATCGTCCACGAAGCGCAGGCGACTGGAGGACTTGGCAACGATATCGTTTCCATTATTAATGACACCTCATTCCTTTACTTGCGTGCCCCGATTGAGCGGGTGACAGGGTTTGATGTGCCAGTACCATTATTTGCACTTGAAAATCATTACCTTCCAACACCTGCACGAATCTTGAAAGGGATTGAAAAAGTTTTTCATTTTTAG
- a CDS encoding ABC transporter substrate-binding protein, which yields MMKSWKKAMIAVFGATLLLSACGTSGESGKSSDEKKTYKIGVTQIVEHPSLNAAYDGFKKALEDAGIEAEYDVQIAQGDNSQNTTIANNLVGSGVDLIFANSTPSAQAVASATKDIPIVFTSVTDAVSAELVESMDSPGGNVTGTIDNHPEAIPNTMKFLKEELGAKKVGMVFNSGEANSRAQVDAVKVMLKDMDMTVVEASVATSADVKQATESLIGKVDSLYIITDNTVVSALESVVSVANEQKLPMMVGEFDSVKRGGLAAYGFEYYDIGYEAGQMAVKILKGESKPADLPVQVPQNLKLIMNEDTAKALGLSIKDEWKAEFSE from the coding sequence ATGATGAAAAGTTGGAAAAAAGCGATGATTGCGGTTTTCGGTGCTACACTGCTTCTTTCAGCATGCGGAACATCTGGAGAAAGTGGTAAGAGCTCGGATGAAAAAAAGACATATAAAATCGGCGTCACGCAAATTGTAGAACACCCATCTTTGAACGCAGCGTATGATGGCTTCAAGAAAGCTCTTGAAGATGCGGGAATTGAAGCTGAATATGATGTGCAAATTGCTCAGGGGGATAACAGTCAAAATACGACAATTGCAAACAACCTCGTTGGTTCTGGAGTAGATTTAATCTTTGCAAACTCGACACCGAGTGCACAAGCTGTAGCAAGCGCAACGAAAGATATTCCAATTGTTTTTACTTCTGTTACGGATGCTGTCAGTGCTGAACTCGTTGAATCAATGGATAGCCCGGGAGGAAATGTAACAGGTACAATTGATAATCATCCTGAGGCAATTCCGAATACAATGAAATTCCTTAAAGAGGAATTGGGCGCGAAAAAGGTTGGCATGGTATTCAACTCTGGTGAGGCAAACTCCCGTGCTCAAGTAGATGCAGTGAAAGTAATGCTGAAAGATATGGATATGACTGTTGTGGAAGCATCTGTTGCTACGTCTGCAGATGTAAAGCAAGCAACAGAATCATTGATTGGAAAAGTGGATTCTTTGTACATCATTACGGATAACACAGTTGTGTCTGCATTGGAATCAGTCGTTTCAGTTGCCAATGAACAAAAACTGCCAATGATGGTCGGAGAATTCGACTCGGTAAAACGGGGCGGTTTAGCGGCATATGGATTCGAATATTATGATATCGGCTATGAAGCTGGTCAAATGGCTGTGAAGATTTTAAAGGGTGAAAGCAAACCTGCTGATTTACCTGTCCAAGTTCCACAAAACTTGAAACTGATCATGAACGAAGATACGGCAAAAGCATTGGGGCTATCCATTAAAGATGAGTGGAAAGCTGAATTTAGTGAATAA